The Sphingomonas telluris genome includes a window with the following:
- a CDS encoding acyl-CoA dehydrogenase family protein, which produces MVTDWLDWPFFEDRHRRLAEELEKWCAANLDEPGEDVDGYCRSLVGRLGDAGFLKLCTEGDVRSLAIARATLAYHSGLADFAFAMQGLGSGAIRLFGTEEQKAEWLPKVASGQAIAAFAMTEPEAGSDAANMVTSAASCDGAWDLTGEKTYISNGGIANFYVTFARSGGEGSRGLSAFIVPANSPGLTVEERIEVIAPHPLARLKYDDVRLPPDALIGEPGEGFRIAMETLNLFRVTVGAAALGMAGRALVEAVDFASRRRLGQGTLADNAVTQAKLADMALALDASALLIARAAWQQDERSRDNRRAAAMAKLNATEKAQKIIDAAVQMHGGMGVTKGAKVEELYREIRALRIYEGASEVQRQIIARDLLKEQRT; this is translated from the coding sequence ATGGTGACTGACTGGCTCGACTGGCCGTTCTTCGAGGACCGCCATCGCCGGCTGGCGGAAGAGCTGGAAAAATGGTGCGCGGCGAACCTCGATGAGCCGGGCGAGGACGTCGATGGATATTGCCGATCGCTCGTCGGGAGGCTCGGGGACGCAGGCTTCCTGAAGCTGTGCACGGAGGGCGATGTCCGCAGCCTCGCCATTGCCCGGGCGACGCTCGCCTACCATTCCGGTCTCGCCGATTTCGCGTTCGCCATGCAGGGGCTTGGGTCGGGTGCGATCCGCCTGTTCGGCACCGAGGAGCAGAAGGCGGAATGGCTGCCGAAGGTGGCGAGCGGTCAGGCCATCGCGGCCTTCGCCATGACCGAGCCTGAGGCGGGGTCGGACGCTGCCAACATGGTGACTAGCGCTGCGAGTTGTGACGGCGCATGGGATCTCACCGGCGAGAAGACGTACATCTCGAACGGGGGCATCGCCAATTTTTACGTTACCTTTGCCCGCTCGGGCGGGGAAGGATCGCGAGGCCTGAGCGCGTTCATAGTGCCGGCCAACAGCCCCGGTCTCACCGTCGAGGAGCGGATCGAGGTCATCGCACCGCATCCGTTGGCGCGGCTCAAATATGACGACGTGCGGCTTCCGCCGGACGCGTTGATCGGTGAGCCGGGCGAAGGCTTCCGTATCGCCATGGAGACGCTGAACCTGTTCCGCGTGACGGTCGGCGCCGCCGCCCTCGGCATGGCCGGTCGCGCGCTGGTCGAAGCCGTCGATTTCGCGAGCAGGAGGCGGCTCGGTCAGGGCACGCTCGCCGACAACGCAGTGACGCAGGCCAAGCTCGCCGACATGGCGCTCGCCCTCGATGCCTCAGCGTTGTTGATCGCTCGCGCTGCGTGGCAGCAGGACGAGCGGAGCCGCGACAATCGCCGCGCTGCCGCCATGGCCAAGCTCAACGCGACCGAGAAAGCGCAAAAAATCATCGACGCAGCGGTGCAGATGCATGGAGGCATGGGCGTCACCAAGGGCGCCAAGGTCGAAGAGCTCTACCGCGAGATCCGCGCGCTGCGCATCTACGAAGGCGCGAGCGAGGTGCAGCGGCAGATCATCGCCCGCGACCTGTTGAAGGAGCAGCGCACATGA
- a CDS encoding RidA family protein — MKALQPPGWPRPKGYSNGMAARGRIIVTAGVVGWNEEERFTSDRLADQFAQALRNILAILACDGAGPGRIARLTCYVTSIDEYLESAKEIGTAWREIMGKHYPAMALVEVVRLVERDAKVEIEATAVVPE, encoded by the coding sequence ATGAAGGCGCTCCAGCCTCCGGGTTGGCCCCGGCCGAAGGGCTATTCGAACGGCATGGCGGCGCGGGGCCGCATCATCGTCACGGCGGGCGTCGTCGGCTGGAACGAGGAAGAGCGCTTTACCTCCGACCGCCTGGCGGATCAGTTTGCGCAGGCGCTTCGCAACATCCTGGCTATTCTCGCGTGCGACGGAGCAGGCCCCGGCCGCATCGCGCGACTGACATGCTACGTGACCTCCATCGACGAGTATCTGGAGAGCGCGAAGGAGATTGGCACCGCCTGGCGCGAGATCATGGGCAAGCACTATCCGGCGATGGCTTTGGTCGAAGTCGTTCGACTGGTTGAGCGCGACGCGAAGGTCGAGATCGAGGCAACGGCGGTGGTGCCGGAGTGA
- a CDS encoding AMP-binding protein, translating into MRDRFVEERLPAPDQLPEFRFDLPELQYPERLNAAAELLQGGAPDARAIVNDHGHWTYADLDDFSGRIARLLVEEEGLIPGNRVLLRGPNGYTMFAAWLGVLKAGGVVVATMPLLRPGEIATVIERAQISHAVVDSRFIGDFRDAVDQTHFVKHIVKYDGDYGRGELETRTASHDPLPPADTHRDDPALIAFTSGTTGVPKGCVQFHRDVLAPCDTFAKHLIDPKPGDVFMTSAPMAFTFGLGITLMFPLRFGAAAATIEQASPPKMLEAMTKFGVTHLGTAPTAYKAMLSQPGLDNALKTLRYCVSAGEHLPEATWRAWKERTGIPITDGIGSTEMMHVFVSAAGEDVRAGSTGKAVPGYAAAILDEGGNALDEGIGRLAIKGPTGCRYLDDERQRNYVENGWNITGDTYRRDADGYYWYLARSDDMIVSSGYNIGAPDVENALLAHPAVAECAVIGVPCAERGQRVKAFIVLADFAEPSTELAEKLQAFVKDRIAPYKYPREIEFVGELPKTATGKVRRGELRSR; encoded by the coding sequence GTGAGAGACCGGTTCGTCGAAGAACGCCTGCCCGCGCCGGACCAGCTGCCGGAATTCCGCTTCGACCTGCCCGAGCTTCAATATCCCGAGCGCCTGAACGCCGCCGCCGAGCTGCTCCAGGGCGGTGCGCCGGATGCCCGCGCGATCGTCAACGATCATGGCCACTGGACCTACGCGGATCTGGACGACTTCAGCGGCCGCATCGCGCGGCTGCTGGTCGAGGAAGAGGGCCTGATCCCCGGAAATCGCGTGCTCCTGCGTGGGCCGAACGGCTACACCATGTTTGCGGCATGGCTCGGCGTTCTGAAGGCTGGCGGTGTCGTGGTCGCGACCATGCCGCTGCTCCGTCCCGGCGAGATCGCCACGGTGATCGAGCGCGCGCAGATCAGCCACGCCGTTGTCGACAGCCGCTTTATCGGCGACTTCCGCGATGCGGTCGACCAGACGCACTTCGTCAAGCACATCGTAAAGTACGATGGCGACTACGGGCGCGGTGAATTGGAAACGCGCACAGCGTCGCACGACCCTCTTCCACCCGCTGACACCCACCGCGACGACCCGGCGCTGATCGCCTTCACCAGCGGCACGACGGGCGTGCCCAAGGGGTGCGTCCAGTTCCACCGCGACGTGCTCGCGCCTTGCGACACGTTCGCGAAGCATCTCATCGACCCCAAGCCCGGCGACGTGTTCATGACCAGCGCGCCGATGGCCTTCACCTTCGGCTTGGGCATTACGCTCATGTTCCCGCTGCGCTTTGGCGCGGCGGCTGCGACGATCGAGCAGGCGAGCCCGCCGAAGATGCTCGAAGCCATGACGAAGTTCGGCGTCACGCACCTCGGCACCGCGCCGACGGCGTACAAGGCGATGCTGTCGCAGCCGGGTCTCGACAATGCGCTGAAGACCTTGCGCTACTGCGTCTCGGCCGGCGAGCACCTGCCCGAGGCGACCTGGCGAGCGTGGAAGGAACGGACGGGCATACCGATCACCGACGGCATCGGCTCGACCGAGATGATGCATGTCTTTGTCTCGGCTGCGGGGGAGGACGTTCGCGCCGGCTCCACGGGCAAGGCCGTTCCGGGATATGCGGCCGCTATCCTGGATGAGGGCGGCAACGCTCTCGACGAGGGGATCGGACGCCTTGCGATCAAGGGCCCGACCGGCTGCCGCTACCTCGATGACGAGCGCCAGCGGAACTACGTCGAGAACGGCTGGAACATCACCGGCGACACCTACCGCCGCGATGCCGACGGCTATTATTGGTACCTGGCGCGCAGCGACGACATGATCGTCAGCTCCGGCTACAACATCGGCGCGCCCGACGTGGAGAATGCGCTGCTGGCGCACCCCGCCGTCGCCGAATGCGCGGTCATCGGCGTGCCCTGTGCGGAGCGCGGGCAAAGGGTGAAGGCGTTCATCGTGCTCGCCGATTTCGCCGAGCCCAGTACCGAGCTCGCCGAGAAGCTGCAGGCCTTCGTGAAGGACCGCATCGCCCCCTACAAATATCCGCGCGAGATCGAATTCGTGGGCGAGCTTCCGAAGACCGCGACGGGGAAAGTTAGACGGGGCGAGTTGCGGTCTCGATAG
- a CDS encoding Panacea domain-containing protein → MPAWSPEIANEFIRMAQANRHALNQMQLQKLVYIAHGWCLAYTDNPLTGDRPEAWSFGPVYRRLAIALARYGRAPVTSAICVGDLHRAWPVQGSVQVAKADLDGSESDTIAMVYRDYSCLDAAQLATITQRPGTPWHKTFAAGAGERRDIPHSLVRDQFVKIAETAGSQEAR, encoded by the coding sequence ATGCCAGCCTGGTCGCCAGAAATCGCCAATGAATTCATTCGTATGGCGCAGGCCAACAGGCATGCACTCAACCAGATGCAGCTTCAGAAGCTGGTCTACATCGCGCACGGCTGGTGCCTCGCCTATACAGACAATCCACTGACCGGCGATCGTCCGGAAGCTTGGTCTTTTGGCCCAGTCTATCGCCGACTCGCGATTGCACTGGCGCGGTACGGTCGCGCTCCTGTCACAAGCGCTATTTGTGTCGGGGATCTTCATCGAGCCTGGCCGGTGCAAGGCTCGGTGCAGGTCGCCAAAGCGGACCTCGATGGGTCCGAATCGGACACAATCGCAATGGTCTATAGAGACTATAGCTGTTTAGATGCGGCTCAACTGGCCACCATCACTCAGCGACCAGGAACACCTTGGCACAAAACATTCGCGGCTGGTGCGGGCGAGCGTCGAGACATTCCGCACAGCTTGGTGAGAGATCAGTTTGTCAAAATCGCTGAAACGGCCGGATCTCAAGAAGCAAGGTGA
- the scpA gene encoding methylmalonyl-CoA mutase: MNDKPTKSDWEALAAKESRGKDLTRETFEGIRLDNVYGPDAAIDSGYPGVAPFTRGPYATMYAGRPWTIRQYAGFSTAEESNAFYRRNLAAGQKGLSVAFDLATHRGYDSDNPRVAGDVGMAGVAIDSVEDMKLLFDGIPLGEMSVSMTMNGAVLPVMAFFIVAGEEQGVPHAQLTGTIQNDILKEFAVRNTYIYPPEPSMRIVSDVIAFCAREMPKFNSISISGYHMHEAGATAVQELAYTLADGMEYARAAMKQGLEIDAFAGRLSFFFGIGMNLFMEVAKLRAARTLWHRIMTDLGAQKDESKRLRTHCQTSGVSLTEQDPYNNIVRTTVEALAAVLGGTQSLHTNSFDEAIALPTDFSARIARSTQLILAEESGITAVADPLGGSWYVEKLTRELEERAWELIQEVEQHGGMTKAVAEGLPKHRIEEAAAARAAKVDTGETVIVGVNRYRLTEEEEHDILEVDNARVRAGQIARIEKTRASRDEEKVRAALTALEEGARGDANLLDLSVAAARERATLGEISDALERAFGRYHTTPEPVRDIYGKARNDDRWKAAEGGTRSVADRLGRKPRIMIAKMGQDGHDRGANLVSSAFTDLGFEVIPGPLFQTPRETAQMAIDNDVDVVGASSLAAGHRTLIPEMIEALKDMGRADIKVVAGGVIPPQDYAALRAAGVQAIFGPGTNLADAADEVLRLLGHNRPPLDEAAE; this comes from the coding sequence ATGAATGACAAGCCGACCAAATCCGACTGGGAAGCGCTCGCCGCGAAGGAGTCGCGCGGAAAGGACCTGACGCGCGAGACGTTCGAGGGCATCCGCCTCGACAACGTTTACGGACCCGATGCCGCGATCGACAGCGGCTACCCGGGCGTCGCTCCGTTCACTCGCGGGCCCTATGCGACCATGTACGCGGGGCGGCCGTGGACGATCCGCCAGTACGCCGGTTTCTCGACCGCCGAAGAGTCCAACGCTTTCTACCGCCGTAACTTGGCCGCGGGTCAGAAGGGCCTGAGCGTCGCCTTCGACCTAGCCACCCATCGCGGCTACGACAGTGACAATCCGCGCGTTGCCGGCGACGTCGGCATGGCGGGCGTGGCGATCGACAGCGTCGAGGACATGAAGCTGCTGTTCGACGGCATCCCGCTCGGCGAGATGTCTGTCAGCATGACCATGAACGGCGCGGTTCTTCCGGTCATGGCTTTCTTCATCGTCGCAGGTGAGGAGCAGGGCGTTCCGCATGCGCAGCTGACCGGCACGATCCAGAACGACATTTTGAAAGAGTTCGCGGTCCGTAACACCTACATCTACCCGCCCGAGCCGAGCATGCGGATCGTGTCGGACGTGATCGCTTTCTGCGCTCGCGAAATGCCGAAGTTCAACTCGATCTCAATCAGCGGCTATCACATGCACGAGGCCGGAGCGACGGCGGTGCAGGAGCTCGCCTACACGCTCGCCGACGGCATGGAATATGCGCGCGCGGCGATGAAGCAGGGGCTCGAGATCGACGCCTTTGCGGGCCGCCTGAGCTTCTTCTTCGGCATCGGCATGAACCTGTTCATGGAGGTTGCGAAACTGCGGGCGGCGCGCACCCTGTGGCACAGGATCATGACCGATCTCGGCGCGCAGAAGGACGAGTCCAAGCGGCTGCGCACGCACTGCCAGACCAGCGGCGTCAGCCTGACCGAGCAGGACCCGTACAATAATATCGTTCGGACGACGGTCGAGGCGCTGGCGGCGGTGCTCGGCGGCACGCAGTCGCTGCACACCAACAGCTTCGACGAGGCGATCGCGCTGCCGACCGATTTCAGCGCGCGCATCGCCCGCAGCACGCAGCTGATCCTTGCCGAGGAAAGCGGCATCACCGCGGTTGCCGATCCGCTCGGCGGAAGCTGGTACGTGGAGAAGCTGACGCGCGAGCTGGAAGAGCGCGCTTGGGAGCTTATCCAGGAAGTCGAGCAGCACGGCGGCATGACCAAGGCGGTTGCGGAGGGTCTGCCTAAGCACCGCATCGAGGAAGCGGCTGCAGCACGTGCGGCGAAGGTCGATACGGGCGAAACGGTGATCGTCGGGGTCAACCGCTATCGTCTCACCGAGGAGGAAGAGCATGACATCCTCGAGGTCGACAATGCGCGCGTTCGTGCGGGGCAGATTGCGCGGATCGAAAAGACCCGCGCGTCACGCGACGAGGAAAAGGTTCGTGCGGCGCTGACGGCACTGGAAGAAGGCGCGCGCGGCGATGCGAACCTGCTTGACCTTAGCGTCGCAGCGGCTCGCGAACGCGCAACGCTTGGCGAGATCTCGGATGCGCTGGAGCGGGCGTTCGGCCGCTACCATACGACGCCCGAGCCGGTGCGCGACATCTACGGCAAGGCGCGCAACGACGACCGCTGGAAAGCTGCGGAAGGCGGGACCCGCTCGGTCGCGGACCGTCTCGGCCGCAAGCCGCGGATCATGATCGCCAAGATGGGCCAGGACGGCCACGACCGCGGTGCGAACCTCGTGTCGTCCGCCTTCACCGACCTCGGCTTCGAAGTCATTCCGGGGCCGCTGTTCCAAACGCCCCGCGAAACGGCTCAGATGGCGATTGACAATGACGTGGACGTGGTTGGCGCAAGCTCGCTCGCCGCGGGCCACCGAACGCTCATTCCGGAGATGATCGAGGCGCTGAAGGACATGGGTCGCGCCGATATCAAGGTGGTCGCCGGCGGAGTCATCCCGCCGCAGGATTATGCTGCGCTAAGGGCTGCGGGCGTTCAGGCGATCTTCGGCCCCGGCACCAACCTCGCCGACGCCGCCGACGAGGTGCTCCGCCTACTCGGTCACAATCGGCCGCCGCTCGACGAGGCGGCTGAGTGA
- a CDS encoding acetyl-CoA carboxylase biotin carboxylase subunit codes for MFSKILIANRGEIACRVIRTAKRMGIKTVAVYSDADARAPHVLMADEAVRLGPPPASESYLKAELIIDACKATGAEAVHPGYGFLSERTSFAEALEAAGIAFIGPPPNAIAAMGDKIESKKLAQAAGVNVVPGYLGDIATTDEAVKIAGDIGYPVMMKASAGGGGKGMRLAWSETDVREGFEATKREGLNSFGDDRVFIEKFIEQPRHIEIQVLGDQHGNILYLGERECSIQRRHQKVVEEAPSPFVTPDMRKAMGEQAVALARAVGYYSAGTVELIVSGADTTGESFYFLEMNTRLQVEHPVTEEVTGLDLVEQMIRVAAGEKLKLKQEDVKLNGWAVENRVYAEDPYRGFLPSTGRLVRYRPSPEKRDGIVARVDDGVYEGGEVSMFYDPMIAKLVTWGPSREAAIDAQVAALDAFEIDGIGHNVDFLSALMQHPRFREGNITTNFIAEEYPEGFEGAPADDQLISDLAAIAAMIETTREARAGQISDQLNTNIEPPRDHSVKIAGKVHRVHIEPFEGGTMASVDGGAPVEIFGSWTPGQRLLGLTIGGRQRTVQVRRDGRKWVLTSRGASHKVQVLDPHVAELSVHMIEKTPPDLSRLLLAPMPGLVTKLDVAVGDKVEPGQPVAVMEAMKMENILRAPKAATVKATPVKAGESVAVDQVIVEFE; via the coding sequence ATGTTCTCGAAAATCCTGATCGCCAATCGCGGGGAAATCGCCTGCCGCGTCATCCGCACGGCGAAGCGAATGGGCATCAAGACGGTCGCGGTTTATTCGGACGCTGACGCGCGCGCGCCCCACGTCCTCATGGCTGACGAAGCGGTCCGCCTCGGCCCGCCGCCCGCGTCGGAATCCTACCTCAAGGCTGAGCTGATTATCGACGCCTGCAAGGCGACCGGCGCCGAGGCCGTTCATCCGGGCTACGGCTTCCTTTCGGAGCGAACGAGCTTCGCCGAAGCGCTCGAAGCCGCGGGCATCGCCTTTATCGGACCGCCGCCAAACGCGATCGCGGCGATGGGCGACAAGATCGAGTCCAAGAAGCTTGCGCAGGCCGCGGGCGTCAACGTCGTTCCCGGCTATCTCGGCGACATCGCGACGACCGACGAGGCAGTGAAGATCGCGGGCGACATTGGCTATCCGGTGATGATGAAGGCCTCGGCCGGCGGCGGAGGCAAGGGCATGCGCCTCGCATGGTCGGAGACGGACGTCCGTGAGGGCTTTGAGGCGACCAAGCGCGAGGGGCTCAACAGCTTCGGCGACGACCGCGTCTTCATCGAAAAGTTCATCGAGCAGCCGCGTCACATCGAGATTCAGGTGCTCGGCGACCAGCACGGCAACATCCTCTACCTTGGCGAGCGCGAGTGCTCGATCCAGCGCCGCCACCAGAAGGTGGTCGAGGAAGCGCCGTCGCCGTTCGTCACGCCCGATATGCGCAAGGCGATGGGCGAGCAGGCCGTCGCCCTCGCCCGCGCGGTCGGTTACTATTCCGCGGGCACGGTCGAGCTGATCGTTTCCGGCGCGGATACGACCGGCGAGAGCTTCTACTTCCTCGAAATGAACACCCGGCTGCAGGTCGAGCATCCGGTGACCGAGGAAGTCACCGGCCTCGACCTCGTCGAGCAGATGATCCGCGTTGCCGCCGGCGAGAAGCTGAAGCTCAAGCAGGAAGACGTGAAACTCAACGGCTGGGCGGTCGAGAACCGCGTCTATGCGGAGGACCCGTACCGCGGCTTCCTGCCATCGACCGGCCGCCTGGTCCGCTACCGCCCGTCACCGGAGAAGCGCGACGGCATCGTCGCGCGTGTGGACGACGGCGTTTACGAGGGTGGCGAGGTGTCGATGTTCTACGACCCGATGATCGCCAAGCTGGTGACCTGGGGGCCGAGCCGCGAGGCGGCCATCGACGCGCAGGTCGCGGCGCTTGATGCGTTCGAGATCGACGGCATTGGCCACAACGTCGATTTCCTCTCGGCGCTGATGCAGCACCCGCGTTTCCGCGAAGGCAACATCACGACGAACTTCATCGCCGAGGAATATCCGGAGGGCTTCGAGGGCGCTCCCGCCGACGATCAGCTGATCTCCGACCTCGCCGCGATTGCCGCGATGATCGAAACGACGCGCGAGGCGCGCGCAGGGCAGATCAGCGACCAGCTCAACACCAACATAGAGCCGCCGCGCGACCACAGCGTGAAGATCGCCGGCAAGGTGCATCGCGTGCACATCGAGCCGTTCGAGGGAGGAACGATGGCGAGCGTCGACGGCGGCGCTCCGGTCGAGATCTTCGGGAGCTGGACTCCGGGTCAGCGCCTGCTCGGCCTGACGATCGGCGGGCGCCAGCGCACCGTGCAGGTGAGGCGTGACGGCCGGAAGTGGGTGCTGACGAGCCGGGGCGCGAGCCACAAGGTGCAGGTGCTCGATCCCCACGTCGCCGAGCTGTCGGTGCACATGATCGAGAAGACGCCGCCGGACCTCTCGCGGCTGCTACTCGCGCCAATGCCGGGGCTGGTGACGAAGCTTGACGTCGCGGTGGGCGACAAGGTCGAGCCGGGCCAGCCCGTCGCCGTCATGGAGGCGATGAAGATGGAGAACATCCTCCGCGCTCCAAAGGCTGCGACGGTCAAGGCGACGCCGGTGAAGGCTGGCGAAAGCGTTGCCGTCGATCAGGTCATCGTCGAGTTCGAATAG
- a CDS encoding alpha/beta hydrolase — protein MAAILTVTPAASLAANHPSVQRVTRNAFAYVPTSAASPAPLVVLLHGLGGDARSFLSQFKRDADDRGIILLSVQSSADTWPKRPPNDSEADVANIKAAVAQISAKAAVDPRRTTVMGFSDGASYALTVGLAFSDLFPRIVAFSPGYGIGPPLLDTKQRIFIAHARHDPILPASNTKQMAEALERAGYAPEIHWFNGGHAIDRDMKKAAFDFATAP, from the coding sequence GTGGCGGCAATCCTCACCGTGACACCGGCGGCATCGCTTGCTGCAAACCATCCCTCCGTTCAGAGGGTCACTCGGAACGCCTTCGCCTACGTTCCGACGAGCGCTGCGTCACCGGCCCCGCTCGTCGTCCTGCTCCACGGATTGGGAGGCGACGCGCGTTCTTTCCTGAGCCAGTTCAAGCGTGACGCCGACGACCGCGGCATCATCCTGCTTTCCGTCCAATCGAGCGCCGACACGTGGCCCAAGCGTCCGCCCAACGACAGCGAAGCTGACGTCGCCAATATCAAGGCGGCAGTGGCGCAAATCTCCGCGAAGGCCGCGGTCGATCCCAGGCGCACGACCGTCATGGGCTTCTCGGATGGGGCAAGTTACGCGCTGACAGTCGGCCTCGCCTTCTCGGACCTGTTCCCCCGGATCGTCGCTTTCTCTCCGGGCTATGGGATCGGACCTCCGCTGCTCGATACGAAGCAGCGCATCTTCATCGCCCATGCGCGGCACGACCCGATCCTGCCGGCGAGCAACACGAAGCAGATGGCGGAAGCGCTGGAGCGCGCCGGCTACGCACCCGAAATTCACTGGTTCAACGGCGGTCACGCGATCGACCGGGACATGAAGAAGGCCGCGTTCGACTTCGCGACCGCGCCCTAG
- the mce gene encoding methylmalonyl-CoA epimerase yields the protein MNLGRLNHVGVATPSIEKNLELYRTLFGAEPHGPAFDLPAQGVRVCFVDTPNSQIELIEPLGENSPIVKFLEKNPLGGQHHVCFEVPEIHAAKAEFEEKGARILGEPRIGAHGTLVFFVHPKDMGGVLTEIMETPKSAH from the coding sequence ATGAACCTCGGCCGCCTCAACCACGTCGGCGTTGCCACGCCTTCGATCGAGAAGAACCTTGAGCTCTACCGCACCCTGTTCGGCGCCGAGCCGCACGGTCCCGCCTTCGACCTGCCCGCCCAGGGCGTCCGCGTCTGCTTCGTCGACACTCCCAACTCACAGATCGAGCTGATCGAACCGCTCGGCGAGAATTCGCCGATCGTGAAGTTCCTCGAGAAGAACCCGCTAGGCGGGCAGCATCACGTCTGCTTCGAGGTGCCCGAGATCCACGCAGCCAAGGCGGAGTTCGAGGAGAAGGGCGCCCGCATCCTCGGCGAGCCCCGCATCGGTGCGCACGGCACGCTCGTTTTCTTCGTGCACCCGAAGGACATGGGCGGGGTCCTCACCGAGATCATGGAGACGCCGAAATCGGCGCACTGA
- a CDS encoding OsmC family protein, whose amino-acid sequence MSIYTATIRWTRKDDGDFTKGQYSRAHEWEFDGGVTVPASPSPHVVPAPWSDLNAVDPEEAFVASLSSCHMLFFIDFARRAGLIVDGYTDEAEGVLEKRGDGKMAMTRVLLRPRVLWGGGMTPDGATVADLHHRAHEACFIANSVNTEVTIQQ is encoded by the coding sequence ATGAGCATCTACACCGCCACGATCCGCTGGACCCGCAAGGACGACGGCGACTTCACCAAGGGCCAGTACAGCCGCGCGCATGAGTGGGAGTTCGACGGCGGCGTGACCGTCCCCGCCTCGCCCAGCCCCCACGTCGTCCCCGCACCATGGTCCGACCTCAACGCCGTCGACCCTGAGGAAGCGTTCGTCGCCTCCCTGTCCTCCTGCCACATGCTCTTCTTCATCGACTTCGCGCGACGGGCCGGACTGATCGTCGACGGTTATACTGATGAAGCGGAAGGCGTTTTGGAAAAGCGCGGGGACGGAAAAATGGCCATGACCCGCGTCCTGCTCCGTCCGCGAGTCCTTTGGGGAGGGGGGATGACGCCGGACGGAGCAACCGTCGCCGACCTCCACCATCGCGCCCACGAAGCCTGCTTCATCGCGAACTCGGTCAACACGGAAGTGACAATCCAACAATGA